The nucleotide window AAGAGCAAATTTTCATGAATTAACTCTTAAAATTCCAGTTGCAAACGGATACCACACATTGAAGGGAGACTCAGCTTTAACTAGGGCTGTAGCCTCTTTAAAATCTATCCTAAAGACTCTAAGTGATCAAGATCAAGGATTCCTGGTGAAGTACTGTCACTTGCAAGGGGAAGGTAGAGAGTCAGCAATTTATCCTGCTTGGACAGAGTCGATTTTGGAAGAGTATGAATCAGTCTTTCAAGAGCCGAAAGGATTACCACCCCCTAGAAGGCAAGATCATGAGATTCGGTTGAAAGAAGGGTCTAATATTCCCAACATCATACCGTATAGGTACCCACATTACCagcaaaatgaaatttaaaggtTAGTAGATGATATGCTTAACTCTGGTATAATCAGAACTCGTGTTAGTCCTTATTCTAGTCCTAtaattttggtgaagaaaaaagATGGTGGATGACATTTTTGTGTAGATTATAGGGCTCTTAACAAGATTACTATACCAGATAAGTTTCCTATTCCTATTATAGATGCACTGCTTGATGAATTGGGAGGAGTGGTGGTTTTTCAAAGTTGGATTTACGATTCGGTTACCATCAGATTAGGATGCGTGAGGAGGACATTCATAAAACAACTTTCCGGACTCATGAAGGGCATTATGAGTTTGTTGTCATGCCATTTGGACTCACCAATGCACCTTCCACCTTTCAATCTCTTATGAACGAGGTGCTAAAGCCATATTTGAGGAAATTTGTCCTTGTTTTCTTTGACAATATTTTGGTTTACAGCAAAGGTGAGGATGACCATAAGGAGCATTTACGGGCTGTTTTGGCATTGTTGAAGGAGAACTAGTTGTTtgctaataagaaaaaaaatgtactttTAGCCAAACTCAATTGGAATATTTGGGTCATATCATTTCTGCAGAAGGCGTGGCAACAGACCCCCGAAAAATTGATGCTATGTTGGACTGGCCTATACCCAAGGATGTTAAGGCTCTGAGGGGATTTTTGGGGTTGATGGGTTACTATAGAAGGTTTGTTAAGGACTATGGTAAGATAGCCCGACCTTTGACTCAattgttgaagaaaaataagtttcagTGGAATGAGGAAGCACAAGCTGCCTTGGAAAACTTAAAGCAATTGGTGGCTGAATTGCCTATTCTGACAGTCCTTGATTTTTCCAAAACATTTACTATAGAAACTGATGCATCCAACAAAGGGCTAGGAGCAGTTCTAATGCAGGAGGGCAGACCTGTGGCTTTTCTCAGACAAACTTTATCTGATAGGGTGCAAACTAAGTCAGTATATGAGAGGGAATTAATGGCAATTGTGATGGCTGTCCAAAAATGGAGGCACTACTTGTTGGGAAGGCACTTCATAATTTTAACTGATCAGAAGAGCCTCAAATTCCTCACTGAACAACGAGTAATGGGCGAAGAATATTTCAGGTGGACCTCTAAACTCATGGGTTTAGATTTTGAGATACAATATAGACCAGGAAAGGAAAACGGGGTGGCTGATGCTCTCTCTAGAAAGATGACATTTTCAGCTTTGTCTTAAGTCCACTTTGAGCAAATAAAAGATTGGGAAACTGAAATTCACCATGATCCTAAGCTCCAAGGAATCATTCATGATCTGATACAAGATATTAATTCCCATCCGGGCtataaatttcagaactagaaACTGTTTTATAAAGGACAGTTAGTGCTTCCCAAAGTTTCTTCTCGGATTCCATTGTTGTTATAGGAATTTCACAATTCAGTTGTGGGGGGACATTCAGGTTTCTTTTAAACCTATAAACGAATTTCAGAAGTTGTTTATTGGGAGGGAATGCGGAAAGACATCCAGCAACATGTAGCTACATGTGAGGTAtgccaaatgaataaatatcaagCTCTTTCTCCAGCAGGACTTCTTCAACCATTGCCTATACGAACTCAAGTCTGGGCTGATATATCCATGGACTTCATTGAAGGGCTACCCAAGGCTCACGGAAAAAATGTCATCTTAGTAGTGGTTGATAGATTGACTAAATACGCTCATTTCCTTGCACTTAGCCATCCCTTTACTGCAAAAGAGGTTGCTAAAGTTTTTATCAAAGAGATAGTTAAATTGAACGGGTTCCCTTCTTCAATTGTATCGGATCGTGACAAAATTTTTCTCAGCCACTTTTGGTCAGAATTGTTCAAATTGGCCGGCATTAGACTCAAATGTAGCTCTGCTTACCATCCCCAAACAGATGGCCAAACCGAGGTGGTCAATCATTGCTTGGAGACTTATTTGCGGTGCCTCACAGGGACTAAACCTCAACAATGGCCTAAGTGGTTAAGTTGGGCTAAGTTTTGGTTTAACACCAACTACAACAACTCTCTGAAATTGACTCCTTTCAAAGCCTTGTATGGTTGTGACCCACCCCATCTTTTGAAAGGAGCCACTATTCCATCAACTGTGGAAGAGGTAAACGTGATGACTAATGACAGGGATCAAATGTTACATGATCTCAAAGGAAATTTGGCCAAGGCACAAAATCAAATGAAGAAGTATGCTGACCGATCTAGGCATTCAATACCATTAAATGTTGGCGATTGGATGTATCTCAAGTTACAGCCATATAGGCTAAGGTCATTGGCTAGGAAGACAAATGAGAAGCTTAGTCCATGTTTTTATGGTCCTTCCCAAATCACAAAATAGATTGGGGCAGTTGCTTTTGAGTTAGCCCTTTCACCAGAGAGTAAGATCCACCCGGTATTCCATGTTTCTTtactcaagaaggctctctccCCTTCAGCGAATCCTCAACCTTTACCACCTATGTTATCAGAGGAGTTGGAGTTGCAGGTAACACCGACTGCTGTAAAAGTTATGCGTAACACTGCTGCATGGATTGTCGAGGTTCTTATTCAATGGACTGACCTCCTAGACTTTGAAGCCACTTGGGAACCAGTAGACACCATCATGCACCAATTTCCTTCTtttcaccttgaggacaaggtgactctttttttgggggggggggggggagtatTGTTAGGCCTCTTATAAGTAAATATTATAAGAAGAGAGCCAAGACTTAAGATTTATTAATAGGACTGAATTGTTTCAGTTGTTGTTTATGGTAGTTATTTCAACcagttgttattttaattaggtGTGTGTGTTTTTAGGACCATACGTAACTGCCTTAAGCAGTTATTGCAGAATAAATTTTGGAGTAACAGCAGGGGGGGTTAGGCAGTTTTTGAGTGGGTTTTCAGGAAGGGAGAGACCAGGCTCTCAAACATCTTGGGGGAAACCTATGTATTAACTAGTCTAATCACTTTCCTATGTAATTTGTAATTTCTGCtctattttttgaataaaattcaatCCTTATTCCCTTACCAGTTAGTATCTATCAGTTTCATATCAGCTCAGTGTCAGCTTTGTATTAGGAAAAGGAAACATGCAATCAGGTTTGATTATGATGACACATCTAATCTAATTCCTTATAATTACAATGTGGCACTAGCCATCACTAAGATAATGATCAGTGGTAACTGGATTATACAAGAGTAACTCTAAAATTTTATGTCAGCATATAACATTCTAAGGGTTATTTGGTAGTAGTGCTCTACGAACTTGACATATCACCAGACCAGAATGAGGAAACAAATGTCCCCATACATAAAGGCATCCCCCATTCATCCTTTTATACATGAAATATACGGAGACTAAAAAACTAAAAGGAGAAGTAAAATAACCtgcttcaagatccagcatctgAATAAGCATGAATGTGATGTTAACACCAGCAAAAACAAATGGATATTCCCACACTGATCGATCTCCTTCCTGCTTCCGTAAAAGGTCTTGAAAGGATTTCTACAAAATGAAAAGTTCAAGCTTTATGATTAAGATAAATGAAATGTCTGATATATAATATTCCTTAAACAAAATTGGCAACCATTCATAACAAATGAAATCTTTAGTCTATGTTTATTCAACACcaagaaagtaaaaatatacAAGGAAACCAGGGATAAGAGCATGAAAAGGAGGACACAAGAATTTTAATATGGCAAAGATAAAGCAAAAGAACAAATTATGAAACTGAATTTCTCTCAGGGTAAAGGTTATGGCTTCAAAAGTAGAATCCTTTTGTAGCATGTGGCTGGAAATTTAGTTATTGACTAtgaaataagataaaatcaatCATCTGGATTCAATGATTTTACCAACAGAATTATTAACTATACCTCCATGTCCTTCTGTTGAAACCATTTCCCTTTTAGCATGAACTCGTGATCCAATAAATCACTTTTTGGATCATATTTAGCTCTGCATGCCAATAACGGATACAATCATAACGTAATAGCATATAATAGTTTATgttaaatttgaaacaaaaatactgcaaaaaaaattaatgaaccaTGCAAATAACAAAACTCAATGCCAGTTCATCTTATGACATAGTTGAAGAAAGATGACCTCAAGAATGTAGCTATTTTGTGAAGGGCTTATATATCACATATAACTGTACAATTAGAAATATGTCAAGGTAATAAGCTTCACCTGATATCCTCAAAATTAGAAGGATGTGCCTTTTCATTGTGGCACTTGAAAAGATTTTTAATTACACTTACATGATATCTCCATTTCCCTTCTTACTCTTTTTTTTGGGCAATGTCTAGTGATGTCGAGATTCAGATACATGCTCTACGGATCTCATTTTCAGAATACACAAAACAATAGTTATAGTAATTGtaggtataaattttttaaaaaaaaaactatttccaTATATTTGtgtagaaaaggaagaaatttgCAGAACAAATTTGTCGTGGCTATCAGTATTTACAGTATAGGTACCCTGAGAAGGATTAAAGACTTACATGATACTCACATTATAGAAAAGTAAGACTTTTAAGAATCTAACACCAagaaccaaaaccaaaaccaaacattcccccccccccctaaaaTTAGgacaaaattaaaactttttacaagaaatcaaagaaaaatgacTGACCCAAAATCCATTTTAACATAGCAGCCTCTGTGTGCTTCAAACCCATCGCAAAATCCGCCTTTGCTGCCTCGAGCGATCGTTTCTTCTCCTCAGACGTCAACATCCCATTCATCTACACAAACAGTGGCAAtgaaaacattaataaaataagtacaaaaaaaccacctttttattttaaattttagggaaaccctaaaagagagaaaaagaacaaTTACCTGAGAAATTTGATCCTTGTGACGTCGAACATCAGAGACCCACCCTTCGTGCTGCATTCGAAGGTGGTCTTCGAGAAACTTGTGGCGGCTCGCGAAGGAGTGAAGCTGGTTCTGCTGGTTGCGCACCATCTGAACCATAGCAAAGGAGTAAATGCCATGAAGATGATGCACCATGTGCTGACTCGCAAAGGAGTGAAGCTGCGTTCCAAAGAAAAGACATCGTTGGAGGGTTCTGCTTAGGGTTCCTTTGCTGGCTACGCGTGGactcatacatacatacatacatatatatatatatatatatatatatatatatatatatatatatatatatatatatatatatatatatatatatatatatatatatatatatatatatatatatatatatatataaggctttttaaattcaattgagATAACAACAGTGTTTTAATAAAACCCGTCGTAATTTTTATGACCAACACACATTCTAAGGCAGTtttcaataaccgtcttagaatgtgtatgATACAAGGCTTTTTTAGTaagataattacaaaaatgccattgGTTTATTTTCTATGGCGTTTCCAAAAGAACCGTTGTAGAATGCCTGTCGTACAAACACTCATTTCTAGTAGTGACTGAGGAAATATTACCTATGGATTTGGTTCTATCGCAAATTACCAATGGAATTTTCAACAGAATATGGATTCATCGGAAATGTAAATTAACCAAAAACAAATAGAAGCAACTCTAGCGCCATTTCAATCACTCAAATTTCTCTCTTAGACTTGACTCACACCTCACTCACTCTTCATCATGGTACTCCGCCACGGTTGGAGGCCCATCGCGCCTAGTTTGTTGTCGCGCCTACACCACCGTCGTGTCTAGGAGTCCTCTGTCACAACCACGTAGCTTCGCCGTCGCACAAGCCATCGGGAAGTTGCTGTAGTGGACGTGCAAACGCTGGTTCATTCCttttattgtttgatttttaaatttatttgttcatAGTACTTGGTCTGATGATGCTTAATGCTGTTGTGGCTGCATTTGTTTCTTTCTCCTTGTGTTCAATGATGCATGAGCTGTTTCTTTCTCCCTGTTTCTAGAGCGCATGCATGCTCACTTACAAACCTATATTCTGAGGCTATTGTTTGTTGATTGGAGTAAATCATTGCTATAAATTATTTGGAGTAAAttgtttgtttaaatatttCCTCAATTATGGACAAGTCATCGTTGTTGGGCTATATTTCTGTTAGTTGCATAAACAACTTACAGAATTCAGTCATTCTTCGTAATTTAGCTTTATATATACTAGGAAATTTGAGGTCTAACAAGATTGAATCTTatgatgatttttcttttctgaacATGGGAAAAAGTATAATTACATCATTGACTGAGCAGACCGCCTACTTTTTCAATCATACTGTGAGAATGTCAACATATTGGTATTGTGTATATACCTTAATGTTGAACGTTTAGGTGACCTTCGTAATTTTTTTGATTGATCACCAACCCAATCTGTCCTCATTTGATGCCAGGCTAACTAAGCTGCATGAGAAAATTAATATAGGTGAAATTATTCCACAAAGAGGCACACAAGTGGAATTCATTTGATGCTGGAAAGTTGATTACCAAAAGAGTCTCATAGCAATcaatataaaaggaaaaaaatatattaatatattttgtatttcctGAGAGGCTTCAGGGGACTGAAAAGCATTAACAtcatatattttctataaaatgtTTGTTTCAATCTGCCTAAGTTAATTTGTAAGTTTGCAATTGTGGTTGTGTGTCATATTGAATAAAGTGTAGCAACTAACATAACCATATGCCAAACTATGTAGCTCGAttagtttttacattttctaccTTTTCCTACTTGGAAACCACAGCAGGTATGACTACGCATTTTGTCTCATAACTTACCTAGGaagcaatgataaaaaaaatataggattCTAACATATCAGTGAATAAATTTACGTTGTAAGTGATGAGGAAAACAAAACTACTTATGAATTTAAACACGAATACATCAATCTTGTTGTAGAGCCAAATCTATTAAACCTGAATACTACATATGAGTAATACTCAGCCCACCCACATTGCCTCGTGCTCACTGGATACTTGAGAAACTTGAACCATGaatgaggtttttttttttgttattgttgagTGTTAACATATGCAagctaattattatttttttttctaaagtataactaaggaaaaaaaatggagcACGTGTATTGCTTATTAGGTGCGCAATGGCTCTAAGTAGTCAATAAATTTCATGGAGGCTAGCGGATTTTGATATCACGGTCTTTATTCCGGTGCACGAGCTCTTTCAAAATAAAGGATCTTAGTCTATCTTCTATCTGCATTGTCTTTTGAGGGGTTGTTTTCCTGATTAGatagaattttattttccaacCCTGTTTCATGGTATCATATATGCTTTCTGAGCCATTTACTGTTTTTGTTATGATGAATTAGAAATGAAATTGTGTTATATTAGATGCACTTGCTACCACCAATGGTGCCATTTGAAGTTAATTGGTCAGTGAATTGGTTAGAATAAATTTTCAACCTCTGAAATGTCTAGCTATTGTGAATTAATACTTGATACTATCAAACTCTGCATCAATATAATTTGTATTCAAAGTTGCTCTCTTAaaggaaccaaaatcatgaatttgGAAGTAACTTaaagtgtcttttttttttttttgaagtgaaTTATGCAGAGCTGTTTCCATATTTCTTTTAGAGTAATCGATATGTGGTCGATCGCAGATATATTGTCAAATTAGAATGAGCTGTAATATAATAGAAAGTTAGACAAATTGTCAATTTACATACTAGGAATTAAAAGTGTAACTTTATAAACTTTGACAAATAAGGCATAAACTACAGCATGTAGGTATATATGTGACTATaggaaaaagtaataaattaataataatattgagtCTTTAAATTAATCCAATTAATATTCCAACTAACCTAATTTTTACTTCGCTGAACTTCTACCTAATGATACCAAGTTATCAACAACTTGGCAATTTACCATAAAGATGCATGAATCATTAAGAAAAGAATACATTAATTTAGGGGGAAGTTAGAAAAGAAtacaataatttaattacacCTCTACAAAAGATGCATGAATCAATAATCGGTTgtcattaaatatttgaaagaatttgTCATGTTAGTATACTTAAATAGAACCACTCCATCCtcctaataaaaaagaaaaatagaaccaCTCCCGTGTAGTTttagtttataataataaaattattatttttaggtcAGCATAATATTAgtgcaacatatttattttctttattaatcaTTACTTATTTTCATTATAGAATTTCACTGATCCTCTACTaagattttttatgttaattatatttgtttcattaacgtttttgacttgattcaaatgaaaaaaaagactgTGTTTCCTTTTATAATGCAAGATGATGACtgatttgtttaaacttaaaaaataattttaaaataaatgttctttaataaatagataggatttttatgttatttaaaaaatttatttcaaaatatgcttataaataagttattttgaatataacattaaatttgaattaaaataaatttatatctcataaacaaataaacatattattttattatatgaagctactcctaaggaccccttgtataagatattagatgagttgagatcccttaagttgtggaaagaaaaacaagagagaaaagaaaaaggtaaaaaaagagtggaagaaataagtcaagatgaaagaaagaaaataagagaggaagaaagaagaaaaataatgaaagaaatgaaaagagaaaaacatgtctcctatagtagtcataactcttgcaagagcctaagtgaagaacttcgtgactattatgaaggaaggcataggtcacatcttagacctcactcccataggagagaaaatgaaagaaagcctcaagaggttaacattaaactcccatacttccatgggaaggacaatgtagaggccaatttagattgggaaataagggtagagcaacaacttaaaaggaagtctacttcaaaatcttatggctctcactcttatccaaagaaagaccaaggtcaaggaatcttaggggtgagaccttctaagcccaaagatgataaggggaagacaatagaaaagcaaccccttaaggctagtatgcaagagaagactagctccatgaagtgctttaaatgtcttggaagaggacacattacttctcaatgccccaccaagaaaaccatgattatgaggggccaagacatttatagtagccaagatgaggctactacttcaccttcctctagtaaaagtgaagaagcaaaaggggaagaatctagtgaagagatctacccccaagaagaaggacaacctttaatggttaaggaggagtgtaaggaggtaagtgtctcctccaagaggttagctaagaaggaaagacattttgaaataaagacaaatattaaagaaatttcccttcttagacaacctccacattttctcctttgtaaaaagacacttgttagcattgccacatctcttaggcttgagtttattcctcaagtaaaggagttgttggatgagggtttggttcgcaagagattaaatccttgtgctttgttggtgcccaaaataggtattattaggcaccaaatccctaaaataggtggtgtgatgaatgctttgggtggtgcaacactcttttgtaaaattactcatgcacccaacatcttcatgatttgtgtacatagggactcattaggtaggtttgttcttatttttagtttcaatacaaacttaggcactcatatgggacaccttaggtttgtcatactttttggtaggaataatcaacatgaaaatacagaaaaaggtatgttctattgctttacttttcttaattttttaaattgtgatcaaagggttcccatgaaccctaagagaataaaggtcattcctgagtggcccgctccaccaagtgtaagaaaaatttggggcttccaagacttaacaaacttttacaaaaggtttgccccatatttttctatacttgtagcaccactcattgagttggtgaggaaccatgttccttcatgggaagatgcccaggaaatgagttttcagaccttaccttacttcaacatactaaacaccactaatacatatgtttttgttctttttataggtgttaagggaaggagcccagagtatcaagaacctcaggatttgaggtcaaatccttttcaagggggagggaatgatgcaatcctactccgcaagggcattggatagaaaaactccaagtagattgggccagagatgcaagagaaggccctagggttcttatgagccttagggtagatttcgggcccatgggctaagtacgagcccgcttatatttgtaaatattagattaaggtttcattatttttgggccttgtatttagggctccataatgtaggtagggtaccctagaaatataggatttttcagcccttgtattttagggcacctagactagtttttgtattaggggtagttttgtaatttcacatgcactaagtggatatttgatgtgtgtggttggaaataaatttaattgaattggtagaagcccaatccaattaaattttagagggggaggtgagcatttgcttactacaccccattgccacatcatatagtcacactttgtgcatgtccttcatgcttttcatgcctcatgacacctaagcacacttagtggagaatcttggaattgatcttggattagtgggctgaaccataactaaaattcactaatcataattagtgaaattttggctccaaagtttggctccacaaattcaatttcaaattcaagtgaaatttgaatttccctccaattttgtgtgacacttaggctataaatagaggtcatgtgtgtgcatttttttcaactttgatcatttgaatattaacttcagatttcagagctccttttgagcacaaaatttcgtgctcttctctccctctcccttcattcatctccttcttcctccaagctcttatccatggcctcctatggtggtgagcttcttctagactcatcttctccttgaagtggcgtctcctctctctttccctttctccattccgctgccattcatcttccaagaagcaaaggaatccattgatgaagaagatcctaggcctacaagctccaatggagcttgcatcaaggATTTTGGAGGATAGAGTTATGAAGGTTCACCTTTACAAAAATGGGTTCAAGCCTAATTATTGGATTTGAACTGATCATGGTGAAGAGATCCCGCATGTTGATTTAAATTATGTCAACAGTTACATGGATGTGCTTCAAGTAGTGCAGTAGATGTGGCTTAAGTTGAACAATTTATCTTAATGCAAGAGAAGACGTGTGATACATTTGAAGCTCCAAAATCAAATAACATGGAAGAACCTTCGAATGAAGATACTCAAAGATTTTACAATTTATTGGTGGGGACAAATAAGCAATTGTACGAAGGGGCATCAGactcaaaattatcaatatctGTGAAGCTTTTAGCTTGCAAGTCCAATTGAAATGTTCCCGACCAATGCCTagagtttatttaaaaaatgtttttggatgtaacacctataaaagaacattttcgaaaaaaaaatttatgatgagAAGAAGTTCGTATTGAAGTTGGGATTAGAGGCTAAGAGGATTGATTGTTGTGTGGATGGTTGCATGTTGTAATGATGGAGCGCTAACTAAATGCAAGTTTCGTAACAAGCCCAAGTATCGTGCGAAGACTATTGGAACAATCATTAAAAAACCAGTTCCAGTAAAGGCAATGTTCTATTTTCTTGTAATACCAAGGTTGCAGAAAATATTTGCATTGATGCAAATTGCAAGCCAAAAGACATGACACTATGAGAATAGAAGATATTCAGCCATGTTACGTTATCCCTCTTTTGGTGAAGCCTAGAAACACTTTGATCAGGTACATGCAGATTTTTCTATTGATCTGTGGAATGTGCGACTTAGTTTATACATAgatgaatttaaaacatatattcaAGCATCCTCTTCACCTTATTCTTGTTGGCCATTCATTCTTACCACGTACAATCTTCCTCCAGAAATGTGTATGACTAAACCTTATGTTTTTGAGTTTTGTCGTACCGGGCCCATTTAATCCAATAGTTGGTATTGATGTATAtgtacaacctttgattgatgaTTTGAAGAAGTTGTGGAATGGTGTTCTCACTTACGATGTTTCAAGAAAGCAAAATTTCATGATGAGGGCAACTTTGATGTGGACTATTAACGGTTTTCTTGCTTATGGCATGTTCTCTAGTTGGGGGACACATGGTAGATTGGCATGTCTGTATTGCATGGAAGACGCAAAGGCCTTCTAGTTGGAAAATAAGGTACAAAATTCTTGGTATGACTATCATCGTAGGTATTTACCAAGTGATCATGCATTTAGGAGGAACAAAAATGCCTTCAAAAAAAGGGAAGTAGAAAGGCATGAGTCACCGCATATGTTGACACCTACACAAGTTTGGCATAGGGATAGGGACTTGCCAAAAGTCACAGAAACTGGTCTGCCACCACCAACAGTACACGAATATGGCGAGTCACTTCATTGGACCAAAAGAAGTATCTTTTGGGATCTTCCGTATTGGAAAGATAATTTGCTATAACATAGTCTTGATGTTACACGTACACATAGAAAAAGTTTCTTTGACAACATATTCAACACTGTGATGAATGTCAGTGGTAAGAAAAAAGACAATGAGAAGGCTAGGATAGACTTAGCTTTATATTGTAGTCGAAAAGACTTAGAGTTGAAGTCGGGGGCTAATGAGAAGTTGTTAAAGCCAAAAGCAAATTACACTCTAGCTGCAAACCAAACAAAGTTAGTGTgtcaatggataaaagaactaaGAATGCCAGATGGTTATTCTTTCAACTTGGCAAGATGTGCCAATGTTAATATGGGAATCATGCATGGGATGAAAAGCCACGATTGTCATCTATTCATGGAGTGTTTACTTCCTATTGCTTTTAGCTCATTGTCGCCACATGTCTTAAATCCAATTATTGAAATAAGTCATTTCTTCAAAGATTTGTGTTCTACAACTTTGATGGAGGATGGCCTGAGTAGAACGGAACAAAATATTCCATTCATTTTGTGCAAGTTGGAGAGAATATCCCCCTACCCCCTGCCGATTTTTTCGATTTAATGGAACATCTACCTATTCATCTAGCATATGAaactgttggatcgagtggcctcagaataattaagaaggggggattgaattaattattcctaaacctttaccaattaaaaaattactcttttaaggcttttactaaattgttaagagaatgaggagtagaagagaatcttaacagaaagtaaaagtggaaattaaatgcacagcggaaagtaaaagagtagggaagaaggaaacaaacacacaagagtttttatactggt belongs to Glycine soja cultivar W05 chromosome 5, ASM419377v2, whole genome shotgun sequence and includes:
- the LOC114411228 gene encoding uncharacterized protein LOC114411228, translated to MAKFGTPSSVGMFATVGDADGVDVGTEDGTRASIEEGDGVDVSTGDGPLASIEDGNSLTSIKGRDGMVRNQQNQLHSFASRHKFLEDHLRMQHEGWVSDVRRHKDQISQMNGMLTSEEKKRSLEAAKADFAMGLKHTEAAIAKYDPKSDLLDHEFMLKGKWFQQKDMEKSFQDLLRKQEGDRSVWEYPFVFAGVNITFMLIQMLDLEAVTTDHYLSDG